A section of the Caldisericia bacterium genome encodes:
- a CDS encoding response regulator has protein sequence MNKRKVLVIDDEKGIRDLLCDFLDRRGYQVSSAADAREMIIQMNKELPEIVFLDIRLPDIDGLELLKLIKQLDQEIIVIMMSAYATEEIARNSLQWGAFDYIRKPFEFEQVERVLSAVEMTRF, from the coding sequence ATGAACAAGAGAAAAGTGCTGGTTATAGACGATGAGAAGGGCATCAGAGACCTGCTTTGCGATTTTCTTGACAGGAGAGGCTATCAGGTGAGCTCAGCGGCAGATGCCAGGGAGATGATAATTCAGATGAACAAAGAGTTGCCAGAGATCGTCTTTCTGGACATCCGCTTGCCCGATATTGATGGACTGGAACTACTCAAGTTGATCAAACAGCTTGACCAAGAGATTATTGTCATTATGATGTCCGCCTACGCTACAGAAGAGATAGCCAGGAATTCGCTCCAGTGGGGCGCCTTCGATTACATTCGGAAGCCTTTTGAGTTTGAGCAGGTTGAAAGGGTACTGTCGGCGGTGGAGATGACCAGATTCTGA
- a CDS encoding nucleotidyltransferase family protein, whose product MDYLQWKYYQIAARNIYLMDQLRRVVAAFEQAGLSLLPIKGASLVETIYPSVGTRPMNDVDLLVKRGQWPVAGKVLRRLGYSPLRWFPNLFSGNGVVLDVHFDLAGADRIRSRRYAVRIESDKLWAEAISSADSPAGRTLSEADTLLCLASHLQKHSFSRLIWFLDLALFLRQHQDVDWPGVWNRAQEFNLTKALYFVLCYLRSVLGLQLPRGMERALGAKPLNLAERRFLRALLAGEEMGLVGDILLAFSANSPAGGLHLLAETAFPRRQIMSQIYPLEGRYALLWAYPYRCLKVLVEAFRLFSWFFKPMRPGEVLRE is encoded by the coding sequence ATGGACTATCTACAGTGGAAATACTACCAGATAGCGGCCCGCAATATCTACCTGATGGATCAACTGAGGCGGGTAGTTGCGGCCTTTGAGCAGGCAGGCCTCTCTCTTCTGCCCATCAAAGGGGCTTCCTTAGTAGAGACGATCTATCCTTCTGTGGGCACAAGGCCGATGAATGACGTCGACCTGTTGGTGAAGAGAGGGCAGTGGCCAGTGGCGGGGAAGGTTCTCCGAAGATTGGGCTACAGTCCGCTTCGTTGGTTTCCCAATCTTTTCAGCGGGAACGGGGTGGTGTTGGATGTTCATTTCGACCTTGCCGGGGCTGACCGCATCCGTTCTCGAAGATATGCGGTGAGGATAGAGAGTGACAAGCTGTGGGCAGAGGCGATTTCCTCAGCAGACTCTCCTGCAGGAAGGACTCTTTCGGAGGCCGATACGCTGCTCTGCCTTGCATCACATCTGCAGAAGCATTCATTCTCTCGCCTCATCTGGTTTTTGGACTTAGCCCTGTTCCTCCGGCAGCACCAGGATGTGGATTGGCCCGGGGTATGGAACAGAGCCCAGGAGTTTAACCTGACAAAGGCTCTTTACTTTGTGCTTTGCTACCTGCGGTCTGTACTTGGGCTTCAGCTCCCCCGGGGAATGGAGAGGGCCTTGGGGGCGAAGCCCTTGAACCTGGCTGAAAGGAGGTTTCTCCGGGCTCTTTTGGCCGGGGAGGAGATGGGGTTGGTAGGAGATATACTGCTGGCCTTTTCTGCCAACAGCCCCGCTGGTGGCCTTCATCTGTTGGCAGAGACGGCTTTCCCCCGTCGGCAGATAATGTCGCAGATCTATCCCTTGGAGGGCCGATACGCTCTGCTGTGGGCTTACCCTTATCGCTGCCTCAAGGTTTTGGTGGAGGCATTCCGTCTGTTCTCTTGGTTCTTCAAACCAATGCGCCCAGGTGAGGTCCTGAGAGAGTGA
- a CDS encoding DUF2283 domain-containing protein, whose amino-acid sequence MKLKYYPDTDSLYIDLSEKPSVSSQEISEGVVIDFDEKGNVVGIDIDNASKKTALKALTIVKLPFEVKEMQV is encoded by the coding sequence ATGAAATTAAAATATTATCCAGATACAGATTCTTTGTATATAGATTTATCAGAAAAGCCAAGTGTAAGCAGCCAGGAAATATCAGAAGGTGTAGTAATAGATTTTGATGAAAAAGGGAATGTTGTTGGGATAGACATAGATAATGCAAGCAAAAAGACAGCATTAAAGGCTTTGACTATAGTAAAATTGCCTTTTGAAGTAAAAGAGATGCAAGTTTGA